A region of Streptomyces sp. R44 DNA encodes the following proteins:
- a CDS encoding DedA family protein, producing the protein MDKIALTAGALYVIVLLRASGTFAVGWLAGAGARRSRFAGRLSSAKVQRAERAIQRWGAPVVAVSFLTVGFQTAANFLAGSMRMPLPRYLPALFVGGAAWALIYATAGLGVLEVLERLFAERTALGVSAVAVLLLAVCAVVVYRRRRAVLSSGDTVSDES; encoded by the coding sequence GTGGATAAGATCGCGCTCACCGCCGGAGCCCTGTACGTCATCGTCCTGCTGCGCGCCTCAGGGACATTCGCGGTCGGATGGCTCGCCGGCGCCGGCGCCCGGCGCAGCAGGTTCGCCGGGCGGCTCTCCTCGGCGAAGGTCCAGCGCGCCGAGCGGGCGATCCAGCGGTGGGGCGCGCCGGTGGTGGCCGTCTCCTTCCTGACCGTCGGTTTCCAGACCGCCGCCAACTTCCTCGCGGGCAGCATGCGCATGCCGTTGCCGCGCTACCTTCCCGCCCTGTTCGTGGGCGGAGCGGCCTGGGCGCTGATCTACGCGACAGCGGGGCTCGGCGTACTCGAAGTGCTGGAAAGGCTCTTCGCCGAGCGGACCGCCCTCGGCGTGTCCGCCGTGGCCGTCCTCCTCCTCGCCGTGTGCGCGGTGGTGGTGTACCGCAGACGAAGGGCGGTCCTGTCCTCGGGCGACACGGTGTCCGACGAATCGTGA
- a CDS encoding nuclear transport factor 2 family protein: MDRLDVVDTCNRMAWFADQRDWDALAGVFADEVTLDYTSLNGGEPVTLAPAQIVRGWREGLGAYAATQHLLTGHLVAVDGGGDGDGDGDGDGAVCTAGFQATHRKADGSLWTLGGTYRFDLSRTGDGWRITGVVMTAVWSDGER, from the coding sequence ATGGACCGACTGGACGTCGTCGACACCTGCAACCGCATGGCCTGGTTCGCGGACCAGCGCGACTGGGACGCGCTGGCCGGCGTGTTCGCGGACGAGGTGACCCTCGACTACACCAGCCTCAACGGCGGCGAGCCCGTCACCCTCGCCCCGGCGCAGATCGTCCGAGGCTGGCGGGAGGGCCTCGGCGCGTACGCCGCCACCCAGCATCTCCTCACCGGCCACCTGGTCGCCGTCGACGGCGGCGGCGACGGCGACGGCGACGGCGACGGCGACGGGGCGGTGTGCACCGCCGGCTTCCAGGCCACCCACCGTAAGGCCGACGGCTCGCTGTGGACGCTGGGTGGCACGTACCGCTTCGACCTGTCCCGTACGGGCGACGGATGGCGCATCACCGGCGTGGTGATGACCGCGGTCTGGAGCGACGGCGAGCGGTGA
- a CDS encoding SMI1/KNR4 family protein has product MDALLGTQVPHQRLTDPASAVAALERVAPDLARFRRTAPSGIGWAQVEECLGVGLPSDFKLLAESYPSLIFGDFLCVGFPPPGREKDWAEDPDDLEILAEWCEDAEMAVPLRPFPAPGGLLPWATSNQGDYFLWRTSEAGPDAWGVTVASRNGGWWHYTGGAVQFLADLVGGSLELWGLPSVGPSVDVIG; this is encoded by the coding sequence GTGGACGCTCTCCTTGGCACTCAGGTGCCTCATCAGCGACTGACCGATCCCGCCTCGGCGGTTGCGGCCCTGGAACGGGTCGCACCTGATCTCGCGCGTTTCCGGCGTACGGCTCCCTCCGGCATCGGCTGGGCCCAGGTGGAGGAATGCCTGGGCGTGGGGCTGCCCTCGGACTTCAAGCTGCTCGCCGAGAGCTACCCGTCCTTGATCTTCGGTGACTTCCTGTGCGTCGGTTTCCCGCCCCCCGGGCGGGAGAAGGACTGGGCCGAGGACCCGGACGATCTCGAGATCCTTGCCGAGTGGTGCGAGGACGCCGAGATGGCCGTCCCTTTGCGCCCGTTTCCCGCTCCTGGAGGACTGCTGCCCTGGGCCACGTCGAACCAGGGCGACTACTTCCTCTGGCGCACCAGCGAGGCCGGCCCCGATGCGTGGGGCGTCACCGTGGCCTCCCGCAATGGCGGGTGGTGGCACTACACGGGAGGCGCCGTTCAGTTCCTGGCGGACCTGGTCGGCGGGTCCCTGGAGCTGTGGGGGTTGCCGTCGGTCGGGCCTTCCGTCGACGTCATCGGCTGA
- a CDS encoding IclR family transcriptional regulator — MGRLVPAVTRALDILELFLDGDGTLSTPEIVRRLQLPRTTVHELVTTLAARSYLVPVPEQPGRYRLGVRPYQLGSRYAEQLDLAAEGGQVARNVAETCDETVHVAILEGTDVIYIAKVDSTHAVRMVSAAGRRLPAHCTSVGKMLLASLPEEELAARIPDGAELVAMTPNSVTDPAALRAALAEVRRRGVALESRESNPDVSCVAAPVRDRSGRVVAALSISVPMIRWSEVRRAELEELAVKGATELSERLGYRSPA, encoded by the coding sequence GTGGGACGCCTCGTACCTGCCGTGACCCGGGCCCTGGACATCCTGGAGCTCTTCCTCGACGGGGACGGAACGCTCTCGACCCCCGAGATCGTGCGCCGGCTCCAGCTCCCTCGCACCACCGTCCACGAATTGGTGACCACGCTGGCCGCCCGCTCGTACCTGGTGCCGGTCCCTGAGCAGCCCGGACGCTACCGGCTCGGCGTGCGGCCGTACCAGCTGGGCAGCCGGTACGCGGAGCAGCTCGACCTCGCCGCCGAGGGCGGACAGGTGGCCCGCAACGTCGCCGAGACCTGTGACGAGACCGTACACGTCGCCATCCTGGAGGGCACGGACGTCATCTACATCGCCAAGGTGGACTCCACGCACGCCGTGCGCATGGTCTCCGCCGCCGGCCGCCGCCTCCCCGCGCACTGCACCTCCGTCGGCAAGATGCTGCTCGCCTCGCTCCCCGAGGAGGAGCTGGCCGCCCGTATCCCCGACGGCGCCGAGCTGGTCGCGATGACGCCGAACAGCGTCACCGATCCGGCGGCGTTGCGCGCTGCCCTTGCCGAGGTGCGGCGGCGGGGTGTCGCCCTGGAGAGCCGCGAATCGAATCCGGACGTCAGTTGCGTGGCCGCCCCCGTGCGGGACCGCTCCGGCCGGGTGGTCGCCGCCCTGTCGATCTCCGTGCCGATGATCCGCTGGAGCGAGGTGCGCCGCGCCGAGCTGGAGGAGCTGGCCGTCAAGGGGGCGACCGAGCTCTCCGAGCGCCTCGGGTACCGGAGCCCCGCATGA